ATGACATCCTCCTTAGGATGCGAATTCGACAGCGAACGCCGACCACGGCATCAGCGTTCCGGATTGGATTTGGCGGATGATGGCTTCGGCATTCGTGCCAGTCAGCACGATATCTTCAGCTGAGACTTTGTCTAAAGCGGCAGCGGTCTGGCTCGGGATGCACGACATCCGAGATGACACGTTTATCACCACGAGCAGTGTGGTGGCGTCCAACGTTCGGGTAAAGGAGTAGACATACGCATCCTCTTCATCAAGAAGGTGGAAGGAACCCGCCGCCACCACCGAATCGTTATGTCTCATGGCGATAAGCTTCTTGTAGAAGCCGTACACGGAATCCGGATCGTCGAATTCGGCGGCCGCATTGATTTCGGCATGGTTTGGATTCACACTGATCCACGGCTCCACCGCCGCATCGGGCATGGTGAATCCCGCGTATTCGGATGCGTCCCACTGCATGGGAGTGCGGGAGTTATCCCGGCTGGCCTTGGCGAGGGCACACATCATCGAAGCAGCATCTTGGATTTTCGCTTTATTCACACGCTGGTCGAACGCGTTCAAAGATTCCAAATCCCGATATTGGTCGAGTGATGCGAAATGCGCATTCGTCATCCCCAACTCTTCACCTTGATAGATATACGGGGTGCCACGATGTAAATGCAGCAACATGGCCAACGCCTTGGCTGAAGCGACACGCATTTCCTCGTTGGAGTCGTCACCCCATCGGGAGACCGAGCGAGGCTGGTCATGATTGTTAAAAAACAGACTGGACCAGCCGCGCTGTGCCACGGATTTCTGCTGTTGGACCATTGACCGCTTGAGTTTATGCAACTCAAGTTCCGTCATATCCCATTTACCCGCTGGCTGATCGATACCGATATGATCGAACAGAAACAGCATGTCCAACTCGCCGTTGTCCGGATCGGTGATGTGCTCGTTGCGTTCAGGAGTCACTCCTTGCGCCTCGCCCACAGTCAGGAAGCCCTCGCGCCCCTCGAACACCTCGCGGCGCATCTCAGCCAGGAACTCATCCAGACGCGGACCATCCATACTGAACGGCCAAGGACTGGAATAGCCCTCCTCGCCCACCGGCAGATCGTCAGACAGGGAGCCTGCAACGCCCGGCAGTTCACCGTTCGCGTCCACATGCTTGGAGATCAAGGTGATCACATCCATGCGGAAGCCGTCGACGCCGCGATCCATCCACCAGTTCATCATGTCGTACACGGCGCGGCGCACGGCCGGATTCTCCCAATTGAGATCGGGCTGCTTCTTCGAAAAAGTATGCAGATAGTATTCGCCGCGCTCGGGGCTATACTCCCACGCCGAACCGCCAAACGTGCCTCCCCACTCGTTCGGCTCCGCCCCCGGCGTGCCGGGCTCGTGGCCGGGCTTGGCCGGACGCCACCAATACCAGTCGGCATGCGGATCGTTCTTGTCTTTGGACGCCTCGAACCATGCGTGCTCGTCGGAGGTGTGGTTCACCACCAGATCCATCACGATCTTGAGCCCCCGCTTGTGCGCCTCGGCAAGCAGCTCGTCCATATCCTCGAGCGTGCCGAACAGCGGGTCGATGTCCTGATAGTCGGAGATGTCATAGCCGTTGTCATCCTGCGGGGACTTGTACACCGGGGAAAGCCACAGCACATCCACACCCAGATCGGCCAGATAGTCCAGACGGGAGGTGATGCCCTTCAGATCGCCGAAGCCGTCGCCGTTCGTGTCCTGGAACGAACGCGGATAGATCTGATACACCACCGCGTTCGACCACCACGGATTCGGCGTCGCGCCATTGGTATGAATGTCGTCGGGAATAAGCATACGTTGTTGAGAGGTCATAATAATTCCTTGGAATACAGCGCTCATGACGGATGCGCGAAACCGGTTCCTCCCCGCGCATCCGCCATAAGCGACGACCGTTGATTCACTCGTTATTAAGACTGTTTAAATCGACGCCGGTGCCGGCCATCGTCTTCTTGAAGGAGTCGTACACCTGCTGGTACACCTCGATATTCTCGTCGAGGTTATTCTTCTGCAGGCTCGCAACGTATTCGTCCCATTCGTCATCCACGCCGCCTTTGGTGACCCATTGCGCGAACTTGCTCATCGCGCCTTGCGTGATGCCCGTGTTGTTCGCGCTGACGGTACGGGACTGATCCATGGTCATCGGCATA
Above is a window of Bifidobacterium eulemuris DNA encoding:
- a CDS encoding glycoside hydrolase family 13 protein, producing MTSQQRMLIPDDIHTNGATPNPWWSNAVVYQIYPRSFQDTNGDGFGDLKGITSRLDYLADLGVDVLWLSPVYKSPQDDNGYDISDYQDIDPLFGTLEDMDELLAEAHKRGLKIVMDLVVNHTSDEHAWFEASKDKNDPHADWYWWRPAKPGHEPGTPGAEPNEWGGTFGGSAWEYSPERGEYYLHTFSKKQPDLNWENPAVRRAVYDMMNWWMDRGVDGFRMDVITLISKHVDANGELPGVAGSLSDDLPVGEEGYSSPWPFSMDGPRLDEFLAEMRREVFEGREGFLTVGEAQGVTPERNEHITDPDNGELDMLFLFDHIGIDQPAGKWDMTELELHKLKRSMVQQQKSVAQRGWSSLFFNNHDQPRSVSRWGDDSNEEMRVASAKALAMLLHLHRGTPYIYQGEELGMTNAHFASLDQYRDLESLNAFDQRVNKAKIQDAASMMCALAKASRDNSRTPMQWDASEYAGFTMPDAAVEPWISVNPNHAEINAAAEFDDPDSVYGFYKKLIAMRHNDSVVAAGSFHLLDEEDAYVYSFTRTLDATTLLVVINVSSRMSCIPSQTAAALDKVSAEDIVLTGTNAEAIIRQIQSGTLMPWSAFAVEFAS